The following coding sequences lie in one Hydrogenophaga sp. PBL-H3 genomic window:
- a CDS encoding alpha/beta hydrolase, whose product MLSMKQLLVTLVCTLTFMASAQTTQAVVDIQTQPGVTQRMIVLTPPNPKAAVVLLPGGHGGLQIQPGGSMKWGNTNFLVRTRQLFAEQGLVVAVVDAPSDRQSMPYLSGFRQTAEHAGNIKAVVAWLRQNAKVPVWLVGTSRGTQSVAYLATELSGVEGPDGVVLTSSIVTDERSRSVTAMPLEKIRIPVLVVHHEQDGCSLCQFSETPALMAKLVNTTRRELLSFKGGQNTGDPCAEFAYHGFNGLESDVVQQVARWVLAP is encoded by the coding sequence ATGCTCTCCATGAAGCAACTCTTGGTGACCCTGGTTTGCACTCTGACGTTCATGGCAAGCGCCCAAACCACGCAAGCCGTGGTGGACATTCAGACCCAGCCGGGCGTCACCCAGCGCATGATCGTTCTCACCCCACCCAATCCCAAGGCGGCCGTGGTGTTGCTGCCGGGAGGTCATGGCGGCCTGCAAATCCAGCCTGGTGGTTCCATGAAATGGGGCAACACCAACTTCCTTGTCAGAACACGGCAGTTGTTCGCCGAACAGGGGCTGGTGGTCGCGGTGGTGGATGCCCCCTCCGATCGTCAGTCCATGCCCTACCTGTCGGGCTTTCGCCAGACGGCAGAGCACGCGGGGAACATCAAGGCCGTGGTGGCGTGGCTGCGGCAGAACGCCAAGGTACCCGTGTGGCTCGTGGGAACGAGCCGGGGAACCCAGTCGGTCGCCTACCTCGCCACGGAACTTTCCGGCGTGGAAGGCCCCGACGGCGTGGTCCTGACCTCCTCCATCGTCACCGACGAGCGCAGCCGCTCGGTGACGGCCATGCCGCTTGAAAAGATTCGAATTCCGGTGCTGGTCGTTCACCACGAACAGGACGGCTGTTCGCTCTGCCAGTTCTCCGAGACGCCCGCGCTGATGGCGAAGCTGGTCAACACAACACGCCGCGAGTTGTTGTCGTTCAAAGGCGGGCAGAACACGGGCGACCCCTGTGCAGAGTTCGCCTACCACGGCTTCAACGGCCTTGAGTCCGATGTGGTGCAACAGGTGGCCCGCTGGGTGCTCGCACCTTAG
- a CDS encoding ABC transporter permease: MESIALLFAASLNAGTVLAIASLGLLINEKAGIVNLGAEGMMLCAALAGFATVVHTGSTALGFVAGMGAGALLAAIFGGLVIWLNTNQYATGLALSLFGAGFSAFAGSRYVQEKLPEQSQYAIPFLSDIPLLGSALFRHHPMVYACVALVFGLIWFLYRTRAGLVLRSVGESPESAHALGYPVRRIRLMAVMAGGALCGLAGAYVSTVYTPLWVEGMIAGKGWIALALTTFATWRPARVLLGAYLFGGVTMLQFHLQGIGVNVPSQFLTMMPYLATIVVLVLISRNPTWIRINMPTSIGKPFYPGA; this comes from the coding sequence ATGGAATCCATCGCACTGCTCTTCGCCGCCTCGCTCAACGCCGGCACCGTGCTGGCCATTGCCTCGCTGGGCCTGCTGATCAACGAGAAAGCCGGCATCGTCAACCTGGGCGCCGAAGGCATGATGCTGTGCGCCGCGCTGGCCGGCTTTGCCACCGTGGTGCACACCGGCAGCACGGCGCTGGGCTTTGTCGCCGGCATGGGGGCGGGCGCACTCCTGGCGGCCATCTTCGGGGGCCTGGTGATCTGGCTCAACACCAACCAGTACGCCACCGGCCTGGCACTCAGCCTGTTCGGCGCCGGCTTCTCGGCCTTTGCCGGCTCGCGCTATGTGCAGGAAAAGCTGCCCGAGCAAAGCCAGTACGCCATTCCCTTCCTGTCCGACATTCCTTTGCTGGGCTCGGCGCTGTTTCGCCACCACCCCATGGTCTATGCCTGCGTGGCGCTGGTGTTCGGCCTCATCTGGTTCCTCTACCGCACGCGCGCCGGTCTGGTGCTGCGCAGCGTGGGTGAGAGCCCGGAGTCGGCCCATGCGCTGGGGTATCCGGTGCGGCGCATCCGCCTGATGGCCGTGATGGCCGGTGGTGCGCTGTGTGGACTGGCTGGGGCCTACGTGTCCACCGTGTACACGCCGCTGTGGGTGGAGGGCATGATCGCCGGCAAGGGCTGGATCGCGCTGGCCCTCACCACCTTTGCCACCTGGCGCCCGGCGCGCGTGTTGCTTGGTGCGTACCTGTTTGGTGGCGTGACCATGTTGCAGTTTCACCTGCAGGGCATCGGCGTCAACGTGCCCAGCCAATTTCTGACCATGATGCCGTACCTGGCCACCATCGTGGTGCTCGTGCTGATCTCGCGCAACCCGACCTGGATCCGCATCAACATGCCGACTTCCATCGGGAAGCCGTTTTATCCGGGCGCATAA
- a CDS encoding VOC family protein, with protein MFSHVMVGTNDLERSKKFYTAVLGTIGVGKPVENTAGSGHKRLFFRHEGTSFCVSEPINGEAACPANGGTIGFKCASAEQLQAFHDTAVAHGGVSVEEAPGPRGGPSGSTHLAYVRDPDGNKLCALYRVP; from the coding sequence ATGTTCAGTCATGTGATGGTCGGGACCAACGACCTGGAGCGATCGAAGAAGTTCTACACCGCGGTGCTCGGTACGATCGGCGTGGGTAAACCGGTGGAAAACACGGCAGGCTCGGGCCACAAGCGGCTCTTCTTTCGCCACGAAGGCACGTCGTTCTGCGTGAGCGAACCCATCAACGGCGAAGCGGCGTGTCCCGCCAACGGCGGCACCATCGGCTTCAAGTGCGCGTCAGCCGAGCAGTTGCAGGCGTTTCACGACACGGCGGTGGCGCACGGTGGCGTGTCGGTTGAAGAGGCACCCGGCCCGCGTGGCGGCCCATCGGGCAGCACGCACCTGGCCTATGTGCGCGACCCGGACGGCAACAAGCTCTGCGCCCTGTACCGCGTGCCATGA
- the xdhA gene encoding xanthine dehydrogenase small subunit, producing the protein MTPLISPQPLTFWRRGQAVTLDNVPPDRTLLEVLREDLACTGTKEGCGEGDCGACTVVLGEAVGGQLQYKAINSCIRLAHSVQGMAVWTVEDIGAQDDTAAGPPQGGVSPPGGQRPAPAAERGGLHPAQEAMVQCHGSQCGFCTPGFVMSLFSMYQNSQGGQGIDRAQAAADLSGNLCRCTGYRPILDAAQQMGSLPLPAGCKVDEAGVLAALKRLPAATQQNFLRPSTLTSLLQARAAHPQAQVVAGCTDVGLWVTKLHKRFAQVLDVTAAKELRRVETYTHHIAIGAAVSLHQAYAALVTERPQLKTFAQRFAGLPVRNSGTLGGNVANGSPIGDSMPLLIALGASVVLMRWDLRRKAVVHRELRLEDLYTGYRTHVMKADELLCWIKVPRPRADETMKVYKISKRFDDDISAVCLAIRMTLDRGKVSSISIGAGGVAATPVRARQTEAALLGQPWNANTVMATMTVLRDEFQPISDMRASAAYRQAVLGNLLQRFWLEGQGLQAINLESVSMEAMA; encoded by the coding sequence ATGACCCCCCTGATTTCACCCCAACCCCTGACTTTCTGGCGCCGCGGCCAGGCCGTGACGCTGGACAACGTACCGCCCGACCGCACCCTGCTGGAGGTGCTGCGCGAAGACCTGGCCTGCACCGGCACCAAGGAGGGCTGCGGTGAAGGCGACTGCGGCGCCTGCACCGTGGTGCTGGGCGAGGCGGTGGGCGGGCAGCTGCAATACAAGGCGATCAACAGCTGCATCCGGCTGGCGCATTCGGTGCAGGGCATGGCGGTGTGGACGGTGGAAGACATCGGGGCGCAGGACGACACCGCCGCCGGGCCGCCCCAAGGCGGGGTCAGCCCCCCCGGCGGGCAGCGACCCGCGCCAGCGGCGGAGCGTGGGGGCTTGCATCCAGCGCAAGAAGCCATGGTGCAGTGCCACGGCAGCCAGTGCGGCTTTTGCACGCCGGGCTTCGTCATGAGCCTGTTCAGCATGTACCAAAACTCCCAGGGCGGCCAGGGCATCGACCGCGCCCAGGCGGCCGCCGACCTCTCGGGCAACCTGTGCCGCTGCACCGGCTACCGGCCCATCCTCGATGCAGCACAGCAAATGGGCAGCCTGCCGCTGCCCGCGGGCTGCAAAGTGGACGAGGCAGGCGTGCTCGCGGCGCTCAAGCGCCTGCCCGCCGCTACACAACAGAACTTCCTGCGACCCTCCACGTTGACAAGCCTGCTGCAGGCGCGCGCCGCCCACCCCCAAGCCCAGGTGGTGGCAGGCTGCACCGACGTGGGTCTGTGGGTGACCAAGCTGCACAAGCGCTTTGCCCAGGTGCTCGACGTGACCGCCGCCAAAGAACTGCGCCGCGTGGAAACCTACACGCACCACATCGCCATTGGCGCGGCGGTGTCGCTGCACCAGGCCTACGCCGCGCTGGTGACCGAGCGCCCGCAGCTCAAGACCTTCGCCCAGCGCTTCGCCGGCCTGCCGGTGCGCAACTCGGGCACGCTGGGCGGCAACGTGGCCAACGGCTCGCCCATCGGCGACAGCATGCCGCTGCTGATCGCGCTGGGCGCCAGCGTCGTGCTGATGCGGTGGGATTTGAGGCGCAAGGCGGTGGTGCACCGCGAGCTGCGGCTGGAAGACCTGTACACCGGCTACCGCACCCATGTGATGAAGGCGGATGAGTTGCTGTGCTGGATCAAGGTGCCGCGGCCGAGGGCGGACGAAACCATGAAGGTTTACAAGATCAGCAAACGCTTCGACGACGACATCTCCGCTGTCTGCCTGGCCATCCGCATGACGCTGGACCGTGGCAAGGTCAGCTCCATCTCCATCGGTGCAGGCGGCGTGGCCGCCACACCCGTGCGCGCCCGCCAGACCGAAGCTGCCTTGCTCGGCCAGCCTTGGAACGCCAACACCGTGATGGCCACCATGACCGTGCTGCGCGACGAGTTCCAGCCCATCTCCGACATGCGCGCCAGCGCCGCCTACCGCCAGGCCGTGCTGGGCAACCTGCTGCAGCGCTTCTGGCTGGAAGGCCAGGGCCTTCAGGCGATCAACCTCGAATCGGTTTCGATGGAGGCCATGGCATGA
- the xdhB gene encoding xanthine dehydrogenase molybdopterin binding subunit, producing the protein MNAPDTLTALTTHSPRAAGVSRHHESARAQVAGGATYIDDIPEVRGTLHAAPICSPVAHGRLRGIDATAALALPGVRGIVDARDIPGDPVLAAFGHDEPVFASDTVQFTGQVVALLLADDTMTARRAARLVQLDIEPLPAVISVHEAHALQSYVLPPVHVKRGDASAALKRAPHTLEGHFEVGGQEHFYLEGQIAYVLPLEQNQWWVYTSTQHPGEVQHWVSHALGIANHAVTVECRRMGGGFGGKETQAGHLAVWAAIAANRLKRPVKLRLDRDDDFLITGKRHPFAYHYRAGFDATGLLCGLELEMLANCGFSADLSGPVADRAIFHADNAYFLEDVAIASYRCKTNTQSHTAFRGFGGPQGVIVIERILSDIARRLGLDPLDVRLRNLYGIEDRNVTHYQMPVEDNILEPLMTTLAQTSHYRERREQIATWNAKSPIIKKGIALTPVKFGISFTATLFNQAGALVHVYTDGSVQVNHGGTEMGQGLNTKVAAIVADELGVPFEQVMSTAADTSKVPNASATAASSGTDLNGRAAQFAARHVRDNLAAFVAGLDGCGAGAVRFEAGQVITPKTTRAFNAVVHAAYANRIQLWSDGFYRTPKIHYDKTTMQGRPFYYFAYGAAVSEVAIDTLTGESRVLKVDILHDVGHSINPAIDIGQIEGGFVQGMGWLTTEQLVWNDRGYLQTHAPSTYKIPTTGDIPEHFQVNLWPEPNREDNVHGSKAVGEPPFMLAISVFEALRDAVAQAGGTPEGMNAPGTAEEVLRAVTG; encoded by the coding sequence ATGAACGCACCCGACACCCTCACCGCCCTGACCACCCACAGCCCGCGCGCCGCCGGCGTCTCGCGCCACCACGAAAGCGCGCGTGCCCAGGTGGCCGGCGGGGCCACCTACATCGACGACATCCCCGAGGTGCGCGGCACGCTGCACGCAGCGCCCATCTGCTCCCCCGTGGCCCACGGCCGCCTGCGCGGCATCGACGCCACCGCCGCCCTCGCCCTGCCCGGCGTGCGCGGCATCGTCGATGCGCGCGACATCCCTGGCGACCCGGTACTCGCCGCCTTCGGCCACGACGAACCCGTGTTTGCCAGCGACACCGTGCAGTTCACCGGTCAGGTGGTGGCGCTGCTGCTGGCCGACGACACCATGACGGCTCGCCGCGCGGCCAGGCTGGTCCAGCTCGACATCGAGCCCCTGCCCGCCGTGATCAGCGTGCACGAAGCCCACGCGCTGCAAAGCTACGTGTTGCCGCCCGTGCATGTGAAACGGGGCGATGCAAGCGCCGCCTTGAAGCGCGCGCCCCACACGCTCGAAGGCCACTTCGAGGTCGGCGGCCAGGAGCACTTCTACCTGGAAGGCCAGATCGCCTATGTGTTGCCACTGGAGCAAAACCAGTGGTGGGTCTACACCAGCACACAGCACCCCGGCGAGGTGCAGCACTGGGTGTCTCATGCGCTGGGCATCGCCAACCACGCCGTGACGGTCGAATGCCGGCGCATGGGCGGTGGTTTCGGCGGCAAGGAAACGCAGGCTGGGCACCTGGCCGTGTGGGCTGCGATCGCAGCCAACCGGCTCAAGCGCCCGGTGAAACTGCGGCTGGACCGCGACGACGATTTCCTGATCACTGGCAAACGCCACCCCTTCGCCTACCACTACCGCGCCGGGTTCGACGCCACTGGCCTGCTCTGCGGGCTGGAGCTGGAGATGCTGGCCAACTGCGGCTTTTCAGCCGACCTCTCCGGTCCGGTGGCCGACCGCGCCATCTTCCACGCCGACAACGCCTACTTTCTGGAAGACGTGGCCATTGCCAGCTACCGCTGCAAGACCAACACCCAGAGCCACACCGCATTTCGCGGCTTCGGCGGGCCCCAGGGTGTGATCGTGATCGAGCGCATCTTGAGCGACATCGCGCGCAGGCTGGGCCTGGACCCGCTGGATGTGCGGCTGCGCAACCTCTACGGCATTGAAGACAGGAACGTCACCCACTACCAGATGCCGGTGGAGGACAACATCCTCGAACCGCTCATGACCACGCTGGCCCAAACCAGCCACTACCGAGAACGCCGCGAGCAGATCGCCACCTGGAACGCCAAAAGCCCCATCATCAAAAAAGGCATCGCCCTCACCCCGGTCAAGTTCGGCATCAGCTTCACCGCCACGCTGTTCAACCAGGCCGGTGCGCTGGTGCACGTGTACACCGACGGCAGCGTGCAGGTCAACCACGGAGGCACCGAAATGGGCCAGGGCCTCAACACCAAGGTGGCCGCCATCGTGGCCGACGAACTGGGCGTGCCGTTCGAGCAGGTCATGTCCACCGCGGCCGACACCAGCAAGGTGCCCAACGCCAGCGCCACCGCCGCCAGCAGCGGCACCGACCTCAACGGCCGCGCCGCGCAGTTTGCCGCGCGCCACGTGCGCGACAACCTCGCTGCCTTCGTGGCAGGGCTCGACGGCTGCGGCGCCGGCGCCGTGCGGTTCGAAGCCGGCCAGGTGATCACGCCCAAGACCACACGTGCGTTCAACGCCGTGGTGCACGCCGCCTACGCCAACCGCATCCAGCTCTGGAGCGACGGCTTCTACCGCACGCCCAAGATCCACTACGACAAGACCACCATGCAGGGCCGGCCGTTCTATTACTTTGCGTACGGCGCAGCGGTGAGCGAAGTCGCCATCGACACCCTCACCGGCGAAAGCCGCGTGCTCAAGGTCGACATCCTTCACGACGTGGGCCACAGCATCAACCCCGCCATCGACATCGGCCAGATCGAAGGCGGCTTTGTGCAAGGCATGGGCTGGCTCACCACCGAACAACTGGTGTGGAACGACAGGGGCTATTTACAAACCCACGCCCCCAGCACCTACAAGATCCCCACCACCGGCGACATCCCAGAACACTTCCAGGTGAATCTCTGGCCCGAGCCCAACCGGGAAGACAACGTGCACGGCAGCAAAGCCGTGGGCGAGCCCCCGTTCATGCTGGCCATCAGCGTGTTTGAAGCACTGCGCGATGCGGTGGCGCAGGCGGGTGGGACGCCGGAGGGGATGAATGCGCCGGGGACGGCGGAGGAGGTTTTGAGGGCGGTGACGGGATGA
- a CDS encoding NAD(P)-dependent alcohol dehydrogenase: MATMMKAAVFVEKNRIEVVDKPIPDVGPNDALIRITTTTICGTDVHILKGEYPVAKGLTIGHEPVGVIEKLGSAVQGYTEGQRAIAGAICPNFNSYAAQDGAPSQDGSYLIPQGLCGCHGFKATAGWRFGNLIDGTQAEYVLVPDAQANLAPIPDGLTDEQVLMCPDIMSTGFKGAENANIRIGDTVVVFAQGPIGLCATAGARLLGASTIIAVDGNDHRLGIAKKMGADLTLNFKNCDVVDEIMKITGGRGADSSIEALGTQTTFESALRVLKPGGTLSSLGVYSSDLTIPLGAFAAGLGDHRIVTALCPGGKERMRRLMNVVASGRIDLGLMVTHQFKLDDIVAAYELFANQRDGVLKVAIKP, from the coding sequence ATGGCCACCATGATGAAAGCCGCCGTGTTCGTGGAGAAGAACCGCATCGAGGTGGTGGACAAACCCATCCCCGACGTGGGCCCCAACGACGCGCTGATCCGCATCACCACCACCACCATCTGCGGCACCGACGTGCACATCCTCAAGGGTGAGTACCCGGTGGCCAAGGGCCTGACCATCGGCCACGAGCCTGTGGGCGTGATCGAAAAACTCGGCAGCGCCGTGCAGGGTTACACCGAAGGCCAGCGCGCGATTGCCGGGGCCATCTGCCCCAACTTCAATTCGTACGCCGCGCAAGATGGCGCGCCCTCGCAAGACGGCAGCTACCTCATTCCCCAGGGCCTGTGCGGCTGCCACGGCTTCAAGGCCACGGCGGGCTGGCGCTTTGGCAACCTGATCGACGGCACCCAGGCCGAGTACGTGCTGGTGCCCGACGCCCAGGCCAACCTCGCGCCCATTCCCGACGGCCTGACCGACGAGCAGGTGCTGATGTGCCCCGACATCATGTCCACCGGCTTCAAGGGCGCGGAGAACGCCAACATCCGCATCGGCGACACCGTGGTGGTGTTTGCGCAAGGGCCCATCGGCCTGTGTGCCACGGCCGGCGCGCGCCTGCTGGGTGCCTCCACCATCATCGCGGTGGACGGCAACGACCACCGCCTGGGCATCGCGAAAAAGATGGGCGCCGACCTCACGCTCAATTTCAAGAACTGCGACGTGGTCGACGAGATCATGAAGATCACCGGCGGGCGCGGCGCAGACTCGTCCATTGAAGCGCTGGGCACGCAGACCACGTTCGAATCGGCGCTTCGCGTGCTCAAACCCGGCGGCACGCTCTCCAGCCTGGGCGTGTATTCGAGCGACCTCACCATTCCCCTGGGGGCGTTTGCCGCCGGCCTGGGCGACCACCGCATCGTCACCGCGCTGTGTCCTGGCGGCAAGGAACGCATGCGCCGGCTCATGAACGTGGTGGCGTCTGGCCGCATTGACCTGGGCCTGATGGTCACGCACCAGTTCAAGCTCGACGACATCGTGGCCGCTTACGAGCTGTTTGCGAACCAGCGCGACGGCGTGTTGAAGGTGGCGATCAAGCCCTGA
- a CDS encoding ABC transporter ATP-binding protein — MTTTRLQLSGITKRYPGVVANSGISLTVQPGSVHAVLGENGAGKSTLMKIIYGSVKPDEGTVTFNGQPVHIRNPQEARALGISMVFQHFSLFDTLTVAENVWLGLDKSLSLPEVSASITAKATEYGLDIDPSRPVHTLSVGEMQRVEIIRALLTRPQLLILDEPTSVLTPQAVEKLFVVLRLLAAQGCSILYISHKLHEIRELCDACTVLRGGQVTGVCDPRQESNASLSRLMIGAEPPALNVRELHAGAPVLEVSGLTLASDDPFGTHLADIALTVRAGEVVGIAGVSGNGQSELLYCLSGEDTRAPARSIRMGSHDVARLSPGKRRALGLHFVPEERLGRGAVPTLSLAHNLLLSRKDALGAGGWIRLGALKKQAAEVIARYNVKASGPEAAAKSLSGGNLQKFIVGREIEAKPKLLIVSQPTWGVDVGASAQIRGEILALRDAGCAVLVVSEELDELFEISDRLHVIAKGRLSPSLDRKDATIERIGEWMSGLWDDPQNNKKETAHAAA, encoded by the coding sequence ATGACCACCACCCGACTCCAGCTCAGCGGCATCACCAAGCGCTACCCCGGCGTGGTGGCCAACAGCGGCATCTCGCTCACCGTGCAGCCCGGCTCGGTGCACGCCGTGCTGGGCGAAAACGGCGCCGGCAAATCCACCCTGATGAAGATCATCTACGGCTCGGTCAAGCCCGACGAAGGCACCGTCACCTTCAACGGCCAGCCGGTGCACATCCGCAACCCTCAGGAGGCGCGCGCGTTGGGCATCAGCATGGTGTTCCAGCACTTCAGCCTGTTCGACACGCTCACCGTGGCCGAGAACGTGTGGCTGGGGCTGGACAAGAGCCTGAGCCTGCCCGAGGTGAGTGCGAGCATCACCGCCAAGGCCACCGAGTACGGGCTGGACATCGACCCCTCGCGCCCGGTGCACACACTCAGCGTGGGCGAGATGCAGCGGGTGGAGATCATCCGCGCGCTGCTCACGCGCCCGCAGCTGCTCATACTCGACGAACCCACCTCGGTGCTCACGCCGCAGGCGGTGGAGAAACTGTTCGTGGTGCTGCGGCTGCTGGCGGCGCAGGGCTGCAGCATCCTCTACATCAGCCACAAGCTGCACGAGATCCGCGAGCTGTGCGACGCCTGCACCGTGTTGCGCGGCGGCCAGGTCACCGGCGTGTGCGACCCGCGCCAGGAGAGCAACGCCTCACTCTCGCGCCTGATGATCGGTGCCGAGCCGCCGGCGCTGAACGTGCGCGAGCTGCACGCCGGCGCGCCGGTGCTGGAGGTGAGCGGCCTCACGCTGGCCAGCGACGACCCTTTCGGCACCCACCTCGCCGACATCGCGCTCACGGTGCGCGCGGGCGAGGTGGTGGGCATTGCGGGTGTGTCGGGCAACGGGCAGAGCGAGCTCTTGTATTGCCTGTCGGGCGAAGACACGCGCGCGCCGGCCCGCAGCATTCGCATGGGCAGCCACGACGTGGCGCGCCTGAGCCCGGGCAAGCGCCGCGCGCTCGGCCTGCACTTCGTACCCGAGGAACGCCTGGGGCGCGGCGCCGTGCCCACGCTCTCGCTGGCGCACAACCTGCTGCTCTCGCGCAAAGACGCGCTGGGCGCGGGCGGCTGGATCAGGCTGGGGGCCTTGAAGAAACAGGCGGCCGAGGTGATCGCGCGCTACAACGTGAAAGCCAGCGGGCCGGAGGCGGCAGCCAAATCGCTCTCGGGTGGCAATTTGCAGAAATTCATCGTGGGCCGAGAGATCGAGGCCAAGCCCAAGCTGCTCATCGTCAGCCAGCCCACATGGGGTGTGGACGTGGGCGCGTCGGCGCAGATTCGAGGCGAGATCCTGGCGCTGCGCGACGCGGGCTGTGCGGTGCTGGTGGTGAGCGAAGAGCTCGACGAGTTGTTCGAGATCAGCGACCGGCTGCACGTGATCGCCAAGGGGCGCCTGTCGCCGAGCCTGGACCGCAAGGACGCCACCATCGAGCGCATCGGCGAATGGATGTCGGGCCTCTGGGACGACCCACAGAACAACAAGAAGGAGACCGCCCATGCTGCGGCTTGA
- a CDS encoding ABC transporter permease, with the protein MLRLEVRPQPSKGWGYASPLLALAITVVIGVILFAVLGKDPVRGLQVFFWEPIKSTYALSELMVKATPLLIIALGLAVCFRSNVWNIGAEGQYILGAIFAAGVALTADKTTGPWIVPAVLAAGVIGGMLWAGLVALLRDRFNANEILVSLMLVYVAIQVLNFLVYGPWKDPLGYNFPQTKTFESVTQIPKLIQGSRVNIGLLLALAGVAAVWVFLFRTYAGYAQLVGGLAPAAARYAGFSSRKALWTALLVSGGTAGLAGALEVAGPIGQLTPYVPAGYGFAAIIVAFVGRLHPVGIVFSAILMSMFYIGGELAQSRLGLPKSITGVFQGLLLFALLACDTLIAYRLVWKK; encoded by the coding sequence ATGCTGCGGCTTGAAGTCCGACCCCAACCGTCCAAAGGCTGGGGCTACGCGTCGCCGCTGCTGGCGCTCGCCATCACGGTCGTCATCGGCGTGATCCTGTTCGCCGTGCTCGGCAAAGACCCGGTGCGCGGCCTGCAGGTGTTTTTCTGGGAACCGATCAAGAGCACGTATGCGCTCTCCGAGCTCATGGTCAAGGCCACGCCGCTCCTGATCATCGCGCTCGGTCTGGCCGTGTGTTTCCGCTCCAACGTGTGGAACATCGGTGCCGAGGGCCAGTACATCCTGGGTGCGATCTTCGCGGCGGGTGTGGCGCTCACCGCCGACAAGACCACCGGACCCTGGATCGTGCCGGCGGTGCTGGCGGCCGGGGTGATCGGGGGCATGCTGTGGGCCGGCCTGGTGGCGCTGCTGCGCGACCGCTTCAACGCCAACGAGATCCTGGTGAGCCTGATGTTGGTGTATGTGGCCATCCAGGTGCTCAACTTCCTGGTCTACGGGCCCTGGAAGGACCCGCTGGGCTACAACTTCCCGCAGACCAAGACCTTTGAGTCGGTCACGCAGATACCCAAACTCATCCAGGGTTCGCGCGTCAACATCGGCCTGCTGCTGGCGCTGGCGGGTGTGGCGGCGGTGTGGGTGTTTTTGTTCCGCACCTACGCGGGCTATGCGCAACTCGTCGGGGGTCTGGCGCCTGCGGCGGCACGCTACGCCGGTTTTTCGTCGCGCAAGGCGCTGTGGACAGCCTTGCTGGTCTCGGGTGGAACGGCCGGTCTGGCTGGTGCGCTGGAGGTGGCCGGGCCGATCGGTCAGCTCACGCCATATGTGCCGGCGGGCTACGGCTTCGCCGCCATCATCGTGGCCTTCGTGGGCCGCCTGCACCCGGTGGGCATCGTGTTCTCGGCCATCCTCATGAGCATGTTCTACATCGGGGGCGAGCTCGCGCAGTCGCGCCTGGGGCTGCCGAAATCGATCACCGGGGTGTTCCAGGGGCTGCTGCTGTTTGCCTTGTTGGCCTGCGACACCTTGATCGCTTACCGACTGGTCTGGAAAAAATAA
- a CDS encoding LysR family transcriptional regulator, whose amino-acid sequence MKYVSMFDKIDLHLIRVLHTVLTERSVSRAALRMGMYQPAVSAALKRLRELAGDPLLVRSGSGMVPTVAGLRMIEPAADILRSAEVLFSDARSFDPATAHHTFSLAASDYLDPFFLPQLVSQLKSAAPHCPIDIHPLSRDSDYRNHLAQGTVDVVIGNWAQPPDDLHLGRLFGDEVVCLVSSQHPAARRGWDVEAWLGAEHIAPTPTHPGARGFIDDHLATLGMVRNITARCPHFGLIPAMVAGSLLVLTTGRQYCERFVGTLPVQVLPCPVPFPRMMYYQLWHERTHASTAGRWLREQIKGVAASLRRLEPEPVAGGNPSQDASA is encoded by the coding sequence ATGAAATACGTGTCGATGTTCGACAAGATTGATCTCCACCTGATCCGCGTGTTGCACACCGTGCTCACCGAGCGCAGCGTTTCGCGCGCGGCGCTGCGCATGGGCATGTACCAGCCGGCGGTGAGCGCGGCCCTCAAGCGCCTGCGCGAGCTGGCCGGGGACCCCTTGTTGGTGCGTTCGGGCTCGGGCATGGTGCCCACCGTGGCCGGTTTGCGCATGATCGAGCCGGCGGCGGACATCCTGCGCAGTGCAGAGGTGCTGTTTTCCGATGCGCGCAGCTTTGACCCGGCCACCGCCCACCACACCTTCAGCCTGGCCGCCAGCGACTACCTCGACCCGTTTTTCTTGCCGCAGCTGGTGTCGCAGCTCAAGAGCGCGGCACCTCACTGCCCGATCGACATCCACCCCCTCTCGCGCGATTCCGATTACCGCAACCACCTGGCCCAGGGCACGGTGGACGTGGTGATCGGCAACTGGGCGCAGCCGCCCGACGACCTGCACCTGGGGCGCCTGTTTGGCGACGAGGTGGTGTGCCTGGTGTCCAGCCAGCACCCGGCCGCGCGCCGGGGCTGGGACGTGGAGGCCTGGCTGGGCGCCGAACACATTGCACCCACGCCCACCCACCCCGGCGCGCGCGGCTTCATCGACGACCACCTGGCCACCCTGGGCATGGTGCGCAACATCACGGCGCGCTGCCCGCATTTCGGCTTGATCCCGGCCATGGTGGCCGGCAGCCTGCTGGTGTTGACCACCGGGCGACAGTATTGCGAGCGGTTTGTGGGCACGCTGCCGGTGCAGGTGTTGCCGTGCCCGGTGCCGTTCCCCCGCATGATGTATTACCAGCTCTGGCACGAGCGCACCCACGCCTCGACGGCCGGGCGCTGGCTGCGCGAGCAGATCAAGGGCGTGGCGGCTTCCCTGCGCCGACTGGAGCCCGAGCCCGTTGCCGGCGGCAACCCTTCTCAAGACGCATCCGCATGA